From one Silurus meridionalis isolate SWU-2019-XX chromosome 23, ASM1480568v1, whole genome shotgun sequence genomic stretch:
- the dtl gene encoding denticleless protein homolog, with amino-acid sequence MMLFRFVVDRGVDKRRSNGKHGDYPLSSLLECFQCLRHDEHVSYGDSGVAVPPFGCTFSTAPGQGSMLAVANEEGTVSLYNTERCSIVLKEWLAHDNAVFDIAWVPGANSLVTASGDQTARLWDVISGELLGSFKGHQCSLKSVTFPTHEKAVFCTGGRDGNIMLWDMRCSKKDGFYRQVKQISGAHMKMERNTPQTKKKRAPSRGMAPSVDSQRGVTAVLFRDENTLLSSGAVDGSIKMWDLRKSYTVYQQNPTPLQTYQYPGSSTRKLGYSGLTLDSTSSRLFCNCTDDNIYMFDVSGLKTTPVAVFSGHRNSSFYVKSSISPDDQFLASGSSDGHAHIWKISDPALAPVMLQGHSQEVTSVTWSPSDFTKIATCSDDNTVRIWRLNRSMDGNLASGDLNLVGRAHRKIQTPSRPSGYFPLADITPVRCSRSGSDDSLLSPRPASCAPSGADFPPPSVTSSPADPPFSAQTKTPLSIPVINTISSERRAKRRLDTSEMRTEEDDSDGVSELYPECKRIRESASAFCTSAEEETERKEDRIGLSTQADKENSSPLKADWLSAMSRKLKQSHSGPALSKSPNAGKRQDPKTQSLSALGSPQSVKKAGSPQTKRISSPASMKKISAYFQKTPKD; translated from the exons ATGATGCTGTTTCGTTTTGTCGTCGATCGAGGAGTGGATAAAAGAAGAAGTAACG GTAAGCATGGGGATTACCCGCTCTCATCTTTGCTGGAGTGTTTCCAGTGTCTCCGTCATGATGAACACGTGTCATATGGAGACTCGGGGGTCGCCGTTCCTCCGTTCGGATGCACATTTTCCACAG ctCCTGGGCAAGGCAGCATGCTGGCTGTAGCAAATGAAGAAGGAACTGTGAGCCTTTATAACACTGAGAGATGTAGCATTGTGCTGAAAG AATGGTTGGCGCACGATAACGCGGTGTTCGATATCGCTTGGGTCCCCGGAGCGAACAGCCTG GTGACCGCGTCGGGTGATCAGACGGCTCGGCTGTGGGACGTGATCTCCGGGGAGCTGCTGGGAAGCTTTAAAGGGCACCAGTGCAGCCTGAAGAGTGTGACCTTTCCCACACATGAGAAAG CTGTTTTCTGCACCGGAGGCAGGGACGGGAACATCATGCTGTGGGACATGAGGTGTAGTAAGAAAG atGGCTTCTACAGGCAGGTAAAACAGATCAGTGGAGCTCACATGAAGATGGAGAGAAACACACCTCAAACGAAGAAAAAACGAGCGCCGTCCAGAGGAATGGCTCCTTCTGTG GACTCTCAGAGAGGCGTGACTGCTGTGCTTTTCCGTGACGAGAACACGCTCCTCTCGTCAGGAGCCGTAGACGG GTCGATTAAGATGTGGGATTTGAGAAAGAGTTACACGGTGTATCAGCAGAACCCCACACCACTCCAGACCTATCAGTACCCCGGATCATCCACACGCAAACTAG GGTATTCAGGCTTAACGTTAGACTCAACAAGCTCCAGACTGTTCTGCAACTGCACAGATGACAATATTTACATGTTTGATGTCAGTGGATTGAAAACTACACCAG TGGCTGTGTTCAGTGGCCACCGTAACTCCTCGTTTTATGTGAAGTCCAGTATAAGTCCAGATGATCAGTTCCTGGCCAGTGGCTCGAGCGATGGCCATGCTCATATCTGGAAG ATTTCTGACCCAGCTCTGGCTCCTGTGATGCTTCAGGGTCACAGCCAGGAAGTGACCTCAGTTACTTGGAGCCCCTCGGATTTCACAAAG ATCGCGACCTGCTCTGATGATAACACGGTGCGGATCTGGAGGCTCAACCGCAGCATGGATGGAAATTTAGCATCAGGAGATTTAAACCTTGTAGGCAGAGCACACCGTAAAATCCAGACGCCATCCCGACCATCtg GCTACTTCCCTCTGGCTGATATAACCCCTGTTCGGTGCAGCAGGTCAGGCAGCGATGACTCTCTCTTGTCCCCTCGACCTGCCTCGTGTGCCCCCAGCGGTGCTGACTTCCCTCCTCCATCTGTCACCTCCTCTCCTGCTGATCCTCCGTTTTCGGCCCAGACTAAAACTCCACTCTCAATCCCAGTCATTAACACGATCAGCTCCGAGAGGCGCGCCAAACGCCGCCTGGACACGAGCGAGATGAGGACGGAGGAAGACGACAGCGATGGAGTGTCCGAGCTCTATCCGGAATGTAAGAGGATCCGGGAGTCTGCGAGCGCTTTCTGTACATCAGCGGAGGAAGAAACGGAACGGAAAGAAGACCGGATCGGCTTGTCTACGCAGGCTGATAAGGAGAACAGCTCACCTCTGAAAGCTGACTGGCTTTCTGCAATGAGCCGAAAACTAAAACAATCTCACAGTGGACCAGCATTATCCAAAAGCCCTAATGCAGGGAAGAGACAAGACCCGAAGACACAGTCCCTCTCT GCACTGGGCTCTCCACAATCAGTGAAGAAAGCCGGCTCCCCACAGACAAAGAGAATTTCCTCTCCAGCTTCTATGAAAAAGATTTCTGCATATTTCCAGAAAACACCAAAagactga